The genomic stretch GCCCTACCACAATCCCCACAGCTTCAGAAACACGCTTGTGCAGCTCGGTGAGCAGGTTTGCAAGACCCCTGAGCACTTTAAGGCGTGGAGCCAGAATCTAGGCCATGAACAGGTTTTAACCACTTTTTTAAGCTATGGGGAGGTTGCCGGGCAGCGACAGGGGAGATTATCCGGGACTTGGCAAAACCACAGAGGGACAAGCAGACGGAAGCTGCCGACATTGCAAAAGAGCTGTTCAAAGAGTTGAAAAAGCAGGTATGGAGGCGTGAACCCATTGTAAGAAATTCATTGTTCTCTCAGAGTGTACCCGGTAAAAAAGGTTGCACAGTAACGAATGCAACAGGCTGGCAGTTTCAGCGGCCCTGTTGTCAAGCAAATGAACTCACCGGAACATATGGCAATCAAAAAATCAGCGTTATACAGCTCAATATGGCAGGGCTGTGATGAACTACGGGGCGGCATGGATGCCAGCCAGTACAAAGACTATGTACTGGTGCTCCTTTTTATGAAATATGTCTCTGATAAAAAAGACAAGGTGGTTGAAATTCCTCAAGGCTGCGGCTTTCAGGATATGGTCAACCTCAAAGGTCACCCGGAGATAGGCGACAAAATCAACAAGCTCATCAGTGATTTTGCCAAGGCAAACGGGCTGGACGGAATTATTACCGTTGCCGACTTCAATGATGATGATAAACTGGGCAAAGGCAAAGACAAGGTTGCCCGTCTCACGAACCTGATTGCTATTTTTGAAAATTCCGCCCTGGACTTCAGCGAAAACCGAGCGGAGCATGACGACCTGCTAGGGGATGCCTATGAATACCTGATGCGTCATTTTGCCACGCAAAGCGGCAAAAGCAAGGGCCAGTTCTACACCCCTTCCGAAGTATCGCGGGTAATGGCCCAAGTCATCAGCATTGAGCAGTCCAAAAGTCAGGCGGAAACTCTATACGATCCGACCTGTGGTTCAGGTTCGCTGCTGCTCAAGGCGGCAGATGAGGCCCCGCATGGGATCAGCATTTACGGGCAGGAAAAAGACAATGCCACCCGTGCCCTGTCAGTCATGAATATGTGGTTGCACAGCAATCCGTTTGCCGATATCAGGCAGGGCAACACGCTTGCCGATCCTGAATTTAAAGAAACCGGCAAGTTGAAACGCTTTGATTATGCGGTCGCCAACCCGCCTTTCAGTGACAAGGCGTGGACTAACGGCGTTGATGTTGAGCACGATCAGTTTAAACGTTTTGAAGGCTATACCGTCCCACCTGCTAAAAATGGCGATTATGCCTTTCTGCTCCACATGCTGAAATCGCTTAAATCCACGGGCAAGGCCGCAATTATTCTGCCGCTCGGTGTGCTCTTCCGGGGGAATGCGGAAGCGGTAATCCGTAAAAAGATCATTCAGCACGGTTACATCAAGGGCATTATCGGCCTGCCTGCCAACTTGTTTTACGGTACCGGCATAGCTGCCTGTATTCTGGTGCTGAACAAAGAGAACGCCGGACAGCGCAAGGGCATCTTTCTGATTGATGCGTCCAAGGGCTATATAAAAGACGGCAACAAGAACCGGCTCCGAGCGCGGGACATCCACAAGATTGTTGATGTGTTCAATAACCGGGTGGAGCTGCCCGGATACAGTCGGATGGTACCCACAGCTGAAATTGCTGCTGCAAAGAACGAGTACAATCTGAACATTCCCCGCT from Candidatus Electrothrix communis encodes the following:
- a CDS encoding type I restriction-modification system subunit M translates to MAIKKSALYSSIWQGCDELRGGMDASQYKDYVLVLLFMKYVSDKKDKVVEIPQGCGFQDMVNLKGHPEIGDKINKLISDFAKANGLDGIITVADFNDDDKLGKGKDKVARLTNLIAIFENSALDFSENRAEHDDLLGDAYEYLMRHFATQSGKSKGQFYTPSEVSRVMAQVISIEQSKSQAETLYDPTCGSGSLLLKAADEAPHGISIYGQEKDNATRALSVMNMWLHSNPFADIRQGNTLADPEFKETGKLKRFDYAVANPPFSDKAWTNGVDVEHDQFKRFEGYTVPPAKNGDYAFLLHMLKSLKSTGKAAIILPLGVLFRGNAEAVIRKKIIQHGYIKGIIGLPANLFYGTGIAACILVLNKENAGQRKGIFLIDASKGYIKDGNKNRLRARDIHKIVDVFNNRVELPGYSRMVPTAEIAAAKNEYNLNIPRYIDAQETEDIQDINAHLSGGIPDRDIEALQNYWAVYPTLKNNLFRASRPGYWELHISREQIKAVIFEHPEFTAYSAKLNVVFTAWQSKNAAWLKDLNKGCLPKAIIKELAEDILQAYQDRELVNSYAVYQHVMDYWAETMQDDLYEIAADGWEAGKVLVRLTKKVKKKGKKKEEDKAIPGLAGLEGRLLPPELIIQEYFAEEQATIDALQSGLDSATAKMEALREEHNGEDGLLVEAMSDGQKITKAGLNARIKELGKKNADNAEEWAMLAQYKKLMAEETTAKAAIKKALADLEDKVILQYPKLTIEEIKTLTVKKKWLAAVESRIQTELEAISHRLTERIKELAERYATPLPELVDNVVALAANVEGHLERMGYRWKK